AAGGTCACAAATTTCTGTGTCCCAGGATGACTCCTGGACCCTGGGCTCACATACATTACCATGACTGAGCCATAGAATAGGGACACCACTAGGAAATGGGAGGCACAGGTAGAGAAAGCTTTGTTCCTGCCTGAGCCAGCTGGAACTCGTAGTACAGCTCTTAAAACCAAGGAGTAGGACCCAAGAATGTAGAGGAAGGTGAGGAAGATGATGAGAGAGCTTACAGTGGCACAAGTCAGAGTAGTTTTGGGAACTGGGGCACAGGAAAGTGCCAGCAATGGTCCAaggtcacagaaaaagtggtcaATGATGTTAGGGCCACAGAAGGGCACCAAAGACATAAGAATTGCCGGTACCAGTATGGATAAAAAGCCACCTATCCAACAGAAGACTACTAATTGAGCACATAGGTGATAGGTCATTATAGTGGGGTAGTGCAAAGGTCTACAAATAGCAAGAAATCGATCAAAGGACATTGCAGACAGAAAGTAGCCCTCTGCAGCACACATGGAGAAGAAGAAGTAGAACTGGAGCAGGCAGCCAGCATAGGAGATGCTCTTAGTCTGGGAGATGATGTTGGCCAACAATTTGGGCACATCAGAACTGACATAGCAGATCTCTAGGAAGGAGAAGTTGGCCAGGAGGATGTACATGGGTATGTGGAGTTTCCTGCTTGACCACACTGCACAGATGATGGACAAATTCCCCATAAGAGTCAGGAGGTAGATAAGGGAGAAGAGCACAAAGAGGAGGATCTGGATCTCTCTGTGGCAGGGGAAGCCCAAGAGGATGAACTCACTCACAGACCCAGAGGTATTACTGGCTTCTGAGATACTCATTCTAATCTGTGGAGGGAAGCAACAACAAAGTCCATTGTATTAGTCATTGTATCTCTCTCAAAATTTATATTCAtgttttctgactcatagacattCCTCTGATGCACTTTCATGGACGGGTCCCATATGGTTTCTGAATTCAATAACTCAGCTGTCAAGGATCTGGGTCAGTCCAATGAGATTACAATTCTAGGAGGATCTGGCTCAATGTGTTATTATACGCTCCCACTGCCCCTACTATGTCAATCTCCAtttttagagtataatttttacTAACATCACATAATGTAAGGCCCaaactcttttttgtttgtttggatttAATTCTTTGATCTATACTTTCATGATATAAACTCTTATACATTTATTTCCTTCTTGTTGCCAAGAAAATTTTGTATAGTACTTTGGAAAATGGCCAGGAAAGTAAAATTGAATTGGGTCAGTAAAAAGGAACATCTTACTTATTATGTTGTAACTTATAATATTTTGGGGAGATCTGTACTGCATAGGTCTATTGATAGAATAGGGTGTTGAGGAGGCTGCCACAGATTCCATTTTAGCATGTCCATAATAACTTCTTATGCTagtaaaacttgttgccatcgagttgattctgacccatggcgaccgTATGTGTGTtacggtagaactgtgctcatgagattttcaatagctgattgattggtagattgctaggcctttcttctgaggagcatctggtggacttgaacagcaAACCTTTCATTTAGGAGCCcattgcttaaccatttgcaccacccagggttacATTAACTTCTTATAGTTGATACTTAACAGCTCCTTGTTGAACAACACTTAATTTGACACAGAAAAAAAGGAACCTAGTTGGATTCACTCTTTTATTAGAAGACTCTGGCCCTCAAACAGAAAAACAGCAAGAGGCAAATGGAGAAACATCTGTTGATTAACTCAAATGCCTCTCATTACTGTGCTCGTGATGAATGATCTCACATAAAAGACAATTACAGAAGAAACAAAAGCATGTATTTAACTCTAAAACTATGAAAGGAATAGCAGTGTAGAATGTTAGTGTCAGAAGGGATCTCGGGGATTGTCAAGCTCAATCTCATATTACTGAAACTGATATGACCAGACAGGTTAGATTTATCCAAGGCTATCTTAGCTGTTGGTAGAAGAAACAAGCCTAAACTTTGGGTGTTTGGACCTTCACTGAAGGCCTTTTCCCATAAGCTTCTGCCCCCATgggtctctcttttcctgtcagcTCAAATGGATGCAAATTTATATTGTACATATACTACAGTTTTCCCCTCCTTTGGACTAGATTCCTGTTAATAACCAAGAAGGACATTAACAAAGGTACTAACCAAAGCTGCCAATCACAATCCCATAGCCTCATTCTTCTTTGACCTGCCCTGTGCCCTAAATCTTGGTACCTCTTATGACATAAACCTATTTTTTTGACTAGTTAAAGAACATTTGATTTCTAAGATAATAAGCATAACAAAAATCGCTGAAACCAAaccccgttgccttcaagtcgatttgattccgactcatagtgaccctatagaatagagtagaactgccccacagggtttccagggagcaactggtgaattcaaactgctgacctttcagttagaagtcaaatgcttaaccattgtgcctaccagggctccagacaacAATCATTGCtaggtattaaatatttatggtgATATTCACTTAATgttcattattttcttaaatcCTACTCTTCTCTCTGACAGTTTTAGAGTTTTTTTCAAAAATACTTACAAATGCAACATCGACTGTTATTGTCTCTCTGAGTATGTTAATTGTAAAACCCAACATTTTGTTCTACACAGCAGTCCGTTATGTATATATTACCTGTATTTTCTTATTGCGTCTGAATCAGCTTGTTCATATGTAACTTTTTATATCACATTTCTGCTTGTGAATATGGAGGATTAGCCTCAGGAAAGCCACGTTTCTGTACATCATTGGAAAAGATTATTCACATATTTCTCTCAATCAGTCTCTACATATAACTTATATCAGGTACATTACCTGAGATGGTGAGGCAGGTATCTTCCAGGCTAGCAGTTTGCATCAAATATCAAAGGTAGACTCAAATATGAAAATACTTTTGTGTTCTTTCAGAGACCAAACATGGCATAAAAACAGACTGGTGAGTGGAATGGGAAACTATAAACCATAAAATCAAGATTGTGGGGTCATTGGAGGGGGCTTTGGCCTGCAATTTCAGTTATTGGAAGAGATGGTGTGATGCTCACGCCAGAAATAGACAACCTGGATTTTCTAGATTTGAGATTTACTGAAAGTGAATACAGTAAGTGCCAACACATTCTTTTCTCAGGACTCTATTTTACTTCTACACTTGAATGGACTGTGGTAGGTAAGACTGAATGTAAGCAGGTGAAGACATAGGGTGTGGAAAGAACAAGAATGGAAGAAAGACTTCATTTCAGGGATGCTGTACTTGAAGGAGAACTCACCCTTTCATTCTTGACTAGAATCAGTGTAAACTCACCTCAAAATTAAGAGAGAATAAAGAGCCCTTGAGAAAAAACTTTTACTCATATGTGTGGTTGTTAACTATATTttggaggagaaagaggaaagaaaatgcccacaaatagaaagaggaagaaaagcagACTCCTGTTTAAATTCTTTACTGAGATATAACTTGGAACTCTTCTGACTGCTCTTCCTTCATCTCCCAATTCAGGAACAGACTTCTTGATCTTAGCGAATGCCTTGATCTTAGAGAACACTCCACTGTTATGAGAATACTCCACTGTTATAGGTTCAACATGCCAAACACCATTCTGTCTCCGTCTTGCATCATTGCAGATTTCCACttggttattttttctttctctggggAAACAGGAATTTGAAGCCTTAACTGCCCTTAATGAAAATAATGACCCTTTACTTACAAATATTTGATCTCCTCTAAAGTGATATGAAGTAGACTGGCATCTATCATACTGGAAGATAgtagaagaaaacaaagaggtCTCAGAGTTTACTGATGGCATTCTTAAACAACCATTTTCTGGATAGACTCTTTAGAGGCTTTGCAAAGAGGAATGAGTGTTTTGTAAAACAATTAGTTGTTATTTTATATGCCACTTATTTTTTGTGTGATGTAAGATATATTTATGgataaaaacacaaaagaaagttCACAACATATTTGTGTCACAAAGCTTACACACAGTGAACATTGCAGCATGCAGCTGAGGGGCTCCCACCTGTGCCCTCTTACAGGTCCTAGGTGTGCAGCGTGGTGAATTCCTGGTGATTCCCTGCCACAGGTTGAACTTCACAAAGAACCCTTTTTAGATGTTATATGCAAAGACAAGTAGAGAGCCAGCTAACTCTCCCTTCCTTTTATTAATCATCCCTTTCTGGCCACACATTGTCCCTGGGGGATGCCCCTCAAGAGCATCAGGGCAATCACTTGCTTCACTCAGTTCCCCAGCGTTTTATTTTCAGTGATGGGCTCAAAGGTGAAAGGACCTGCCGAATCCATTGGTGAGACGGTCGTACCAGTAAATGCTCCTCTGATTTACTGCTCACCTGACACCTCCAGATTGACAGTGCATTTTAAAAATCAGCCCCCATATTAATTGGTTGCCTCAAGGGCTCCTAGATCTCCCATTCCCTCATATGTGCATCTTCAAGTGACGGTTACAATTCACTTTAACAAATCCCCAAACCCTGAATACCTCCCCAACCCCCCACTAAGAGTAATTTCCTGCCCGCTTTCATCGCTCACTGTAATGGTATTAAAAATTGGTTTCCTCTATTTCTTCTGCAGGCTCCTGGGTTGGACTGCTGCCTGCTGGAAAGGTCCAGTGATCCTCAGACTTTAGTGAGTGAAAGGACACCTGAAGTCTTATTCAGAGGCAGATTATCcaaaaggcaaggtaagcactATGCTTGCCTTGCTCACCAGATCATgcatagtgaacaatttcacattttttcagcaactcagagattctgcttctaggtatagcTGGCATCTGTCTCACAATACCTTCctgcagaatcaaagcctcttttcaagttTAATGTCTCTGACAAggatggatgacccagtaagcaaaatgaaacccatgtgaaattgttcactacagattagtaagaaatcacaagtaagcccgtgctcaccttactgggtcatctgcgcCTGGTCTT
The window above is part of the Loxodonta africana isolate mLoxAfr1 chromosome 10, mLoxAfr1.hap2, whole genome shotgun sequence genome. Proteins encoded here:
- the LOC135232472 gene encoding olfactory receptor 11G2-like; the encoded protein is MSISEASNTSGSVSEFILLGFPCHREIQILLFVLFSLIYLLTLMGNLSIICAVWSSRKLHIPMYILLANFSFLEICYVSSDVPKLLANIISQTKSISYAGCLLQFYFFFSMCAAEGYFLSAMSFDRFLAICRPLHYPTIMTYHLCAQLVVFCWIGGFLSILVPAILMSLVPFCGPNIIDHFFCDLGPLLALSCAPVPKTTLTCATVSSLIIFLTFLYILGSYSLVLRAVLRVPAGSGRNKAFSTCASHFLVVSLFYGSVMVMYVSPGSRSHPGTQKFVTLFYCMATPFFNPLIYSLRNKDMKDALKKVLRAPTKVITKNIEK